A region of Panicum virgatum strain AP13 chromosome 8N, P.virgatum_v5, whole genome shotgun sequence DNA encodes the following proteins:
- the LOC120684808 gene encoding putative serpin-Z6A encodes MSLCSLFLSRGFAFYDPGCSDLIIPESTVHQHAALTPFALRLAKHLAAASCGANPAFSPLSVYAALALVAAGARGRTLQEILAALGARSRDELAVLVAAVVRSAIADQSRSGGPAVANATGMWHDATCVIRPGFRDAAAASYKAETRAVDFRNEPEKAVCQINSWVAAATNNLIDSILAPASLEKNTSLVLANAIYFKGKWDEPFDKADTVVDKFYRLDGIAAAGARFMRSRSSQFISVRDGLKVLKLPYESSPPLRPWHQGLGPGGWPNATAAGQQVSRYSMYVFLPDERDGLPDLVDRITTMPGFWRYRLPETRVPVGEFRLSKFKLSFSGSLTGVLRDGMGIRAALDAGQADLSDMAVVDEDDGSGMPLFADEVCHKAVIEVNEEGTEAAAATFMLCGATCPPGPPRRVDFVADHPFTFFVVEEVSEAILFVGHVLDPTKY; translated from the exons ATGTCATTGTGTTCATTATTTCTCTCTCGAGGATTCGCCTTCTACGACCCGGGCTGTAGCGATCTCATCATCCCGGAGAGTACGGTACACCAACACGCCGCCCTGACGCCATTCGCGCTCCGCCTCGCGaagcacctcgccgccgccagctgcGGCGCTAACCCGGCCTTCTCGCCGCTGTCCGTCTACGCGGCGCTCGCGCTGGTCGCtgcgggcgcgcgcggccgcacGCTCCAGGAGATCCTGGCCGCCCTCGGCGCACGCTCCCGCGATGAGCTCGCCGTGCTCGTTGCCGCCGTGGTACGGAGCGCGATCGCGGACCAGTCGCGGTCGGGCGGCCCGGCCGTCGCGAACGCGACGGGCATGTGGCACGATGCTACGTGCGTGATCCGGCCGGGcttccgcgacgccgccgccgcttcctacAAGGCCGAGACGCGCGCTGTCGACTTTCGCAATGAG CCGGAGAAAGCAGTCTGCCAAATCAACAGCTGGGTGGCCGCGGCCACGAACAACCTCATCGACTCCATCCTCGCTCCGGCATCGCTTGAGAAAAACACGAGCCTCGTCCTCGCCAACGCCATCTACTTCAAGGGCAAGTGGGACGAGCCCTTCGACAAGGCCGACACCGTCGTGGACAAGTTCTACCGCCTCGacggcatcgccgccgccggcgcgcgcttcATGCGTTCACGGTCGAGCCAGTTCATCAGCGTTCGCGACGGGCTGAAGGTGCTCAAGCTCCCGTACGaatcgtcgccgccgctgcggccgtGGCATCAGGGACTGGGTCCGGGAGGCTGGCCCAACGCGACGGCTGCTGGCCAACAAGTCTCGCGGTACTCCATGTACGTCTTCCTGCCGGACGAGCGCGACGGCCTGCCGGACCTCGTCGACAGGATCACGACCATGCCGGGGTTCTGGCGCTACCGCCTGCCGGAGACGCGGGTGCCCGTCGGAGAGTTCAGGCTGTCCAAGTTCAAGCTTTCCTTCTCGGGTAGCCTAACGGGCGTCCTCAGGGACGGCATGGGGATCAGAGCCGCCTTGGACGCTGGACAGGCCGACCTGTCCGACATGGCGGtggtggacgaggacgacggCTCCGGCATGCCGTTGTTCGCCGACGAGGTCTGCCACAAGGCGGTGATCGAGGTGAACGAAGAGGGCAccgaggcggcggcagccaccTTCATGTTGTGCGGCGCTACATGCCCGCCGGGGCCACCGAGGAGAGTGGACTTCGTCGCCGACCACCCCTTCACGTTCTTTGTCGTCGAGGAGGTGTCCGAAGCAATCTTGTTTGTCGGGCATGTCCTTGACCCAACAAAATACTAG